In Corvus cornix cornix isolate S_Up_H32 chromosome 28, ASM73873v5, whole genome shotgun sequence, one genomic interval encodes:
- the C2CD4C gene encoding C2 calcium-dependent domain-containing protein 4C, with product MWLLERLRGVAENGGSRGAGTEESSRGSRYSNVLTPDKIPDFFIPPKLSAAPAEAEGSEVPAAAALGASVSEQDLAGRKPPRSPRPSSRSRTRTRTTGRHIIQIETAEDWTEGSCGTNVDPQAQTAMSLPYVPKAQTSYGFATLMESPHTRRKESLFHSEHSSLCPSPVTSPSAQRKAKLNGESGRRTPADLGAALMHPGRYFSGGESDTCSSAESSPFGSPLLSRSVSLLKLFSQESQSKVIKLKHSVARNSSLSTDDSSADTSPSAQRRARSAPAGTQPPTALLPLDLPPGRDREHSLRLSRGGSLRLAAEYDPSNARLRVRLVSAEDLYDALVDLRSINCCVSLCLNPGKLQKQRSTIVKNSRNPVFNEDFFFDGLGPGHARKMSLKLKVVNKGSSLKRDTLLGEKELPLTALLSCL from the coding sequence ATGTGGCTCCTGGAGCGGCTGCGCGGGGTGGCGGAGAACGGCGGGTCCCGGGGCGCGGGGACAGAGGAGTCCTCGCGGGGGTCCCGCTACAGCAACGTCCTCACCCCCGACAAGATCCCCGACTTTTTCATCCCGCCCAAGCTGAGCGCGGCACCCGCCGAGGCTGAGGGCTCCGAGGTCCCCGCAGCGGCTGCTCTGGGAGCCTCAGTGTCAGAACAGGACCTGGCCGGACGCAAGCCTccgcgcagcccccgcccgTCCAGCCGGTCCCGGACTCGGACCCGGACCACCGGGCGGCACATCATCCAGATCGAGACCGCTGAGGACTGGACCGAGGGGAGCTGCGGCACCAACGTGGACCCGCAGGCACAGACGGCCATGTCGCTGCCCTACGTGCCCAAGGCGCAGACCTCCTATGGCTTCGCCACGCTGATGGAGAGCCCCCACACGCGGCGCAAAGAGTCACTCTTCCACAGCgagcacagcagcctctgcccctCGCCCGTCACCTCGCCCAGCGCCCAGCGCAAAGCCAAGCTCAACGGCGAGAGCGGCCGCCGGACACCCGCTGACCTCGGCGCAGCCCTGATGCACCCCGGCCGCTACTTCAGCGGCGGTGAGAGCGACACGTGCTCCTCAGCCGAGTCCTCACCCTTCGGCTCCCCGCTGCTTTCCCGCTCCGTCTCCCTGCTGAAGCTCttcagccaggagagccagTCCAAGGTCATCAAGCTGAAGCACTCGGTGGCCCGCAACAGCTCGCTGTCCACCGACGACAGCTCGGCTGACACCAGCCCCAGTGCCCAGCGCCGCGCCAGGAGCGCCCCGGCCGGGACGCAGCCTCCCACCGCCCTGCTGCCCCTGGACCTGCCCCCGGGCCGTGACCGGGAGCACAGCCTGCGGCTGAGCCGGGGCGGGAGCCTGCGCCTGGCTGCCGAGTACGACCCCTCCAACGCCCGGCTGCGTGTGCGCCTTGTCTCCGCCGAGGACCTCTACGATGCCCTCGTCGACCTGCGCAGCATCAACTGCTGCGTCTCGCTGTGCCTCAAccctgggaagctgcagaagcagcGCAGCACCATTGTCAAGAACAGCCGCAACCCCGTCTTCAACGAGGACTTCTTCTTCGATGGGCTGGGCCCCGGCCACGCCAGGAAGATGTCCCTGAAGCTCAAGGTGGTCAACAAGGGCAGCAGCCTTAAGCGGGACACGCTGCTGGGTGAGAAGGAGCTGCCACTCACCGccctcctgtcctgcctgtAG
- the SHC2 gene encoding SHC-transforming protein 2 isoform X1 — translation MLPEPKYDRFRDEPLTAPMPSPAPAPCPAAGEEPEHGTTFCALLPRMPQWKFPGSSGFLGRGPAGAARDAPRRGGVSLGAGRVLGACEPLCAAPCALPGGGRARGAAGRARGAAAPAGARPGGDEWSRKGSFIRKPAQGWLHPDERVLGPGVSYIVRYMGCIEVLRSMRSLDFNTRTQVTREAINRLYEAVPGVKGVWKKKAPNKALFSILGKSNLHFAGMSIAVNISVDGLNLMIPTTRQIIANHHMQSISFASGGDMDTTDYVAYVAKDPINQRACHILECCEGLAQSVISTVGQAFELRFKQYLHSPPKVVVPPERALGAEESAWGEDEEAAEHDYYNSIPGKEPPPGGLIDSRLRHSTALGHVRTQPSTSVPPSQGGLAARRDPSSQLGPPWDLESQGQPCDGYLQADGHTLGPRDYEEHMYVNTQSLDTWEPELVAHGVAEESPKKDLFDMRPFEDALKLHECIAGGGTSAPIEDQWPSPPTRKAPIAPTEEQLRREPWYHGKMSRRDAERLLQMDGDFLVRDSLTNPGQYVLTGMHSGQPKHLLLVDPEGVVRTKDVLFESISHLISHHRQNEQPIVAAESELHLRQVVQRKQ, via the exons ATGCTCCCGGAGCCCAAGTATGACCGCTTCCGCGACGAGCCGCTGACCGCCCCCATGCCGTCGCCGGCCCCCGCGCCGTGCCCCGCGGCGGGCGAGGAGCCCGAGCACGGCACCACCTTCTGCGCGCTGCTGCCGCGGATGCCGCAGTGGAAGTTCCCCGGCTCCAGCGGCTTCCtcggccgcggccccgccggcgcCGCCCGGGACGCCCCCCGCCGCGGCGGAGTCTCCCTCGGGGCTGGCCGCGTCCTGGGCGCCTGCGAGCCTCTCTGCGCCGCGCCCTGCGCGCTGCCGGGtggcgggcgggcgcggggggcggcggggcgggcgcggggggcggcggcgccggcgggggcccggcccggcggggaCGAGTGGAGCCGCAAGGGCAGCTTCATCCGCAAACCGGCGCAGGGCTGGCTGCACCCCGATGAGCGGGTGCTGGGGCCGGGCGTCTCCTACATTGTCCGG TACATGGGGTGCATTGAGGTGCTGCGCTCCATGAGGTCCCTTGACTTCAACACCCGGACACAGGTCACCAG GGAAGCCATCAACAGACTGTACGAGGCAGTGCCAGGTGTGAAGGGCGTCTGGAAGAAGAAG GCTCCCAACAAAGCCCTATTCTCCATCCTGGGCAAGAGCAACCTGCACTTCGCTGGCATGAGCATCGCTGTCAACATCTCCGTTGATGGGCTGAACCTCATGATCCCCACTACACGCCAG ATCATTGCCAACCACCACATGCAGTCTATCTCCTTCGCCTCCGGTGGGGACATG GATACCACGGACTATGTCGCCTATGTGGCCAAGGACCCCATCAACCAGAGAG CCTGCCACATCCTGGAGTGCTGCGAGGGGCTGGCGCAGAGCGTCATCAGCACGGTGGGACAGGCCTTTGAGCTGCGCTTCAAGCAGTACCTACACAGCCCCCCCAAGGTGGTGGTACCCCCGGAGAG ggcgCTGGGTGCAGAGGAGTCGGCCTggggggaggatgaggaggcagcagagcacgACTACTACAACAGCATCCCAGGGAAGGAGCCTCCCCCAGGGGGGCTGATTGACTCCCGGCTCCgccacagcacagccctcgGCCATGTCCGCACTCAGCCCTCCACCTCTGTCCCCCCCAGCCAG ggCGGGTTAGCAGCCAGACGAGACCCGAGCAGCCAGCTGGGGCCACCCTGGGACCTGGAGAGCCAGG GCCAGCCCTGCGACGGGTACCTGCAGGCGGATGGCCACACCCTGGGGCCACGGGACTACGAGGAGCACATGTACGTGAACACGCAGAGCCTGGACACCTGGGAGCCGGAGCTGGTGGCTCATGGGGTGGCAGAGGAGAGCCCCAAAAAGGACCTCTTTGACATGA GGCCATTCGAGGATGCCCTGAAGCTCCACGAGTGCATTGCAGGGGGTGGCACCAGTGCCCCCATCGAGGACCAGTGGCCGAGCCCCCCTACGCGGAAGGCCCCCATTGCCCCCACGGAGGAGCAGCTCCGGCGGGAGCCCTGGTACCACGGGAAGATGAGCCGGCGGGATGCTGAGAGGCTCCTGCAGATGGACGGGGACTTCCTGGTGCGGGACAGCCTCACCAACCCGGGGCAGTACGTGCTGACCGGCATGCACAGCGGGCAGCCCAagcacctgctgctggtggaTCCCGAGGGAGTG GTGAGGACCAAGGACGTGCTGTTTGAGAGCATCAGCCACCTCATCAGCCACCACCGGCAGAATGAGCAGCCCATTGTGGCGGCAGAGAGCGAGCTGCACCTACGCCAGGTCGTACAGAGGAAGCAGTGA
- the SHC2 gene encoding SHC-transforming protein 2 isoform X2: MLPEPKYDRFRDEPLTAPMPSPAPAPCPAAGEEPEHGTTFCALLPRMPQWKFPGSSGFLGRGPAGAARDAPRRGGVSLGAGRVLGACEPLCAAPCALPGGGRARGAAGRARGAAAPAGARPGGDEWSRKGSFIRKPAQGWLHPDERVLGPGVSYIVRYMGCIEVLRSMRSLDFNTRTQVTREAINRLYEAVPGVKGVWKKKAPNKALFSILGKSNLHFAGMSIAVNISVDGLNLMIPTTRQIIANHHMQSISFASGGDMDTTDYVAYVAKDPINQRACHILECCEGLAQSVISTVGQAFELRFKQYLHSPPKVVVPPERALGAEESAWGEDEEAAEHDYYNSIPGKEPPPGGLIDSRLRHSTALGHVRTQPSTSVPPSQGGLAARRDPSSQLGPPWDLESQGQPCDGYLQADGHTLGPRDYEEHMYVNTQSLDTWEPELVAHGVAEESPKKDLFDMRPFEDALKLHECIAGGGTSAPIEDQWPSPPTRKAPIAPTEEQLRREPWYHGKMSRRDAERLLQMDGDFLVRDSLTNPGQ; this comes from the exons ATGCTCCCGGAGCCCAAGTATGACCGCTTCCGCGACGAGCCGCTGACCGCCCCCATGCCGTCGCCGGCCCCCGCGCCGTGCCCCGCGGCGGGCGAGGAGCCCGAGCACGGCACCACCTTCTGCGCGCTGCTGCCGCGGATGCCGCAGTGGAAGTTCCCCGGCTCCAGCGGCTTCCtcggccgcggccccgccggcgcCGCCCGGGACGCCCCCCGCCGCGGCGGAGTCTCCCTCGGGGCTGGCCGCGTCCTGGGCGCCTGCGAGCCTCTCTGCGCCGCGCCCTGCGCGCTGCCGGGtggcgggcgggcgcggggggcggcggggcgggcgcggggggcggcggcgccggcgggggcccggcccggcggggaCGAGTGGAGCCGCAAGGGCAGCTTCATCCGCAAACCGGCGCAGGGCTGGCTGCACCCCGATGAGCGGGTGCTGGGGCCGGGCGTCTCCTACATTGTCCGG TACATGGGGTGCATTGAGGTGCTGCGCTCCATGAGGTCCCTTGACTTCAACACCCGGACACAGGTCACCAG GGAAGCCATCAACAGACTGTACGAGGCAGTGCCAGGTGTGAAGGGCGTCTGGAAGAAGAAG GCTCCCAACAAAGCCCTATTCTCCATCCTGGGCAAGAGCAACCTGCACTTCGCTGGCATGAGCATCGCTGTCAACATCTCCGTTGATGGGCTGAACCTCATGATCCCCACTACACGCCAG ATCATTGCCAACCACCACATGCAGTCTATCTCCTTCGCCTCCGGTGGGGACATG GATACCACGGACTATGTCGCCTATGTGGCCAAGGACCCCATCAACCAGAGAG CCTGCCACATCCTGGAGTGCTGCGAGGGGCTGGCGCAGAGCGTCATCAGCACGGTGGGACAGGCCTTTGAGCTGCGCTTCAAGCAGTACCTACACAGCCCCCCCAAGGTGGTGGTACCCCCGGAGAG ggcgCTGGGTGCAGAGGAGTCGGCCTggggggaggatgaggaggcagcagagcacgACTACTACAACAGCATCCCAGGGAAGGAGCCTCCCCCAGGGGGGCTGATTGACTCCCGGCTCCgccacagcacagccctcgGCCATGTCCGCACTCAGCCCTCCACCTCTGTCCCCCCCAGCCAG ggCGGGTTAGCAGCCAGACGAGACCCGAGCAGCCAGCTGGGGCCACCCTGGGACCTGGAGAGCCAGG GCCAGCCCTGCGACGGGTACCTGCAGGCGGATGGCCACACCCTGGGGCCACGGGACTACGAGGAGCACATGTACGTGAACACGCAGAGCCTGGACACCTGGGAGCCGGAGCTGGTGGCTCATGGGGTGGCAGAGGAGAGCCCCAAAAAGGACCTCTTTGACATGA GGCCATTCGAGGATGCCCTGAAGCTCCACGAGTGCATTGCAGGGGGTGGCACCAGTGCCCCCATCGAGGACCAGTGGCCGAGCCCCCCTACGCGGAAGGCCCCCATTGCCCCCACGGAGGAGCAGCTCCGGCGGGAGCCCTGGTACCACGGGAAGATGAGCCGGCGGGATGCTGAGAGGCTCCTGCAGATGGACGGGGACTTCCTGGTGCGGGACAGCCTCACCAACCCGGGGCA GTGA